The genomic segment AGGGGTATTTGTAAAAGAAGAATTTTAATAGTCTCAACGAATGTGTTGTTTTATCTCtgatgataacaataataataataataatgatgcagtaatgataataataatagtcatcatcatcatcatcactatatTTGCTTCAGGTGTTGTCTCAGAGTAAATTTCATGCTTTAGGAGTTGATTGGTTGGGTGAGTCTGAAACTAGGCTGGAGGCTTTAAGAGAAGCACAGCGTCAGTAGCAGTTTTGCCCTCAGGGCCTTCCTATCCTCCTTTccccaaaaacaaaaccctCATTTCAGCTaaatcaaaaagaaatattcaaaccaTCCATAGGGAACAGGAACTCAACAGCCTTTGAggtttgttgttttgctgcaCCTACTGCatcttttcttattgttttattccATCTATGTTTTCACTGAGAAATGTAACTGGATGAGTGGGTTGGGGTATTTATGAAAATCATCAGTAATCTTATAAGCAGGCCTGTCAGACTGTCTGACATGATTTTTGTCCTTTGCTTTGTAAGATATCTTGTCTTCCTGCAAATAAAGAGAGACCTCTACCACGGTCGGCTCCTGTGTAAAACCTCGGATGCGGCCATGCTGGCTGCCCACATCCTTCAAGGTAATGGAAGGTGACTGATGGAAATGACTTGCACCACTCCCCGCTTTGCACTGTGTTCATGACCTCTGTTTTTACCATGCCCTGCAATTCACCAATCTGATAAATACTGCCAGCCAAGCAAATTGATTTTTATGTGGAAAGAAGCTGAATTAGGTGAGAATGTATAGTATAATGTTCCTCAAAGAATATGCCTGCAGTGGTTTTTTATTCACACATAAGATTGTCTATGCTTTAATAAGCATTTCATGCTCATCAGATGTGATCTTTCATACTGATATTGACTCTAAAACTAAGTGAAAGGTTATTTTGTACTTTGCATGATAACTAGTTCAGTGACTTGCGCACTCTTTCGTAAACAAGAAATAACACTCAATTATAAAGTCTTTGAAGTGGTTATCTGGCATCTTATCATCCTTTCgccacacatgcaaatacagacataaacaaacacatacacacatgaggTATGGTGGCACAGCTAACATCACTGAAAGCCCAGTGTTTGAGGAGAGGCAGGTCCTCTGGAGGAGGGGCTGATGAATTAAAGATGGGCTGCCTGGTCAGCTCCTCCTTACAGAGAGAAATTGGCATCAGGGTCATCCGAGGGAGTGCAGTGTGGCATGAAGGAACACAAATAATCCTGTGCATGTTCAGCCTGTCTCCACTGACACAAGCACCACTGTGCTGAAAACTGTAGACATCGTTTTAACTTTTATTTGCTCTGAATGTTTGTGAATATGTttaacatttcactttttttctgatcCTTCCTCCAGCTGAGATTGGTAATTACGACCCTGGGAAGCACCCTGAAGGTTACAGCTCCAAATTCCAGTTCTTCCCTAAACACTCGGAGAAGCTGGAGCGCCGGATTGCAGACATACACAAGACAGAGCTGATGTAAGcgccaaaatataaaaatgcacCTCCACTATCagtctctctcttgttttcacATACCTGCAGATCCTGCACTCAAACAGGCTGATCAAACACCAGGCTTCCTCTGACATTTATGTAATTGACTGCAGTAATGAGGCACACTTTGTCTGTATTGGGTTGGCCAGACAGATTATTGTTGCTTTTGTGAGCAgatagtggagaaaaaaaacactctctTCTCCACTATCCACTCTAATAACTCGGTCAGATTGTCTCGAGCTCATAGCCTGCCCATTATTATAGTTATTAGTGATGGGTCCTAGCCAGAGCTAGAAGAGCCGCAGAGCACAATAATAAAAGGtccatgcacaaacacacactgctctcaCAGACAGCAGGTGAGCTGATGAAGTGTGAAGTGTTCACACACTGATCCATCCAACTCCCCCAACTGATTCTTATTTGCACTAAAACAAGTATTTAATCATTTCTAATGTGGATGAGCCACTGTGTTATCTTGCATTTGTTAAGAGGTAGTTTAAAAGTTAATTCTGGTTCAAAGAAATAAAgttcaagaaaaaacaaaagatgtctGTTTACTGATGTACAGTTAGACACAATAGAGGTAGAATGGCATCAATAAAGTCCAGTTTTGATGCCGTGGGAGCAGAAGGATAAAGAGCATGAGACTCTGCTGCCCACTAGTGGTTTCTTCTTTCTTCACCACCAAGTACTAAGAACTGTGTTTCACTATGAATACATTGATTTGCCTGAATGTAATTTAGTTGACGCTGAGATAAATAATATGATGTATCACATCACTGGAAATGAATTTGTTTGTGCCTCTCTCAGAAGGGTTTGGCCTTTCAAGACttttgtgttgcattttttaTGCGTATTTTGGACTGACACAGATGTTCGGTGTGTTGTTGCTCCCCCTCAGTGGACAGACACCTGAAACATCAGAGCGAAATTTCCTGCAGAAAGCCCAGATGCTGGAGACATATGGTGTTGATCCGCATCCATGCAAGGTTTTTCAAGCACTGCTGTACTATTTTTAGATagtaaacatttcagaaaaacagtTCTGTCCAGCTTGAACATTGAAATATTCTCATGGGATATACATTACATGCTAAAACATGCATCtgatttatgtttgtatttgtgtttaaatgtgtgtgtttaagttaTATTTTGAAATTCTTTCAGGATGTGTCTGGGAACCCAGCTTTCCTTGCCTTCACACCATTTGGTTTTGTGGTGCTTCAGGGAAACAAGAGAGTTCATTTTCTCAAATGGTGAGCCAAATGTGCAGCATTCTCCTATGGGAGCCAAAGACAGCAGATGACATAGACAAAGACATACATGCTCTATATGCAGGGCGTTCTACATGAAACAGCATGTGCACTACAGCTGGTTGTACAGTCACAGTCAACAAAGCTCATCCATCTGCCTCTACCTGTGACAAGAGCCGGTGGCTAGCATGCGCACAGATGGCTAATTATACCAGCTATATTCTAGACCAGGACACTAGCTTGATACCAGTAGCTTCTACTTGTAGTAGACGCCTATTGACATGAATTCAGCAAGATGCTTTAttgacaaattgaaaatgtatacAACATGGTGCATTTCTATTTAACATTTGTCTTTTGGTCTATTTGCTTTTAACTGAGAAGGTTCCTGTAATGAAGACAGACTTATTATGTTTGCAGTATTCATGCTGGCTTTGTTTGCCTTCAGCAGGGCTCAAGTTTCCCCCATTCTCCATTCTCCTGTCTGCAGGGAATATTATcagttatttgttttgtcagccAAACATAGAGCTCCGTGGCTGTTTATGTGATCTCAAAGTGgctgtcatgaatatttaaagaaGCTGTGGCTTTCTGTTTCCGCTCGCTGTATGTGTAACTGTTGCTGGCCATCTCTCCTGGACAGGAACGAGGTGACCAAACTGAAGTTCGAAGGCAAGACGTTCCACGTATATGCAAATCAGAAGGAGGTGAGCGCATGAATTATTGGATTGTTGGGTTGTTCTAATGACACTGCCTGTAGAGGGCGGTTTTCCATCTCAGTTTGTTATATTCTCCTGCACGTTCTCTTATTTTCAACGTGCAGGACGAAAAGATCATCTTGACGTACTTTGCACCCACACCAGAGGCATGCAAGCACCTTTGGAAGTGCGGAGTGGAGAATCAAGCTTTCTATAAGTGAGTCCACAAAtttcatacatatattttcttatCTCCCCCCCTTGCAATGACATGATTTAGTAATCTGCTCTGCATCCTTGAGCGCTGTCGGGCAGGTTACCGTCACGGTACCTTGGTGTCCTTAAAAGCTCTTCCCTCCAGGTTGTTTGTCAGTGGGAAAATGAGGTGTGAGTTGCCTCTGACCTTTAGTGAATGAGTGTGCACTGGCACGAGACTGCAAGCACTTCAGCGCTCCTTCTGAGATATAGCTCCCCTGTCGCAGCCATGAATAATAGCGCAggtcctctctgctctctccagCTCAGAAAAGgtgattttaaaacaaacaaacaaaaaacaagcagccTGTGAGCTCAGAGGCCCAGGAGTGGTGTAATAATGAGTCGGGCTGATGGTTCAGGTGATGAAGGGTGTGTAAAGGAGTtagcagatggagagagagaaagagagggggcaCAGGAAGGGCAGAGCTTAGCACACACATTGATGGAGTTAATATGATGTGACCTTTTGATGACTCTCTGAAGTGGCAGACAGATAATATTTTATCAGCCTCCCACTTATTAAGATCTTACTGTTATAAAGATTCTGGGGAACTAAAAGGCAAGACAATAGGTGATAAAGATTTTGTGTCTTGTGGAGAAGCGCGCAtatcatttgaaaacaaaatgaaacattaatgGCTAACTTGctatgacaaaataaacatattgaATACTGTACGGAGCCGTGTCGAGGATGGAggatttgtttatattttcaagTTCATACTAGTAGTTTTCCTTCCTGTTTCCCTTGTTTAGGTACAGTAGGcttcattgttctttttttttttttcttccaacaGGCTTGAGAAGTCAAGTCAGGTTCGCACGGTCTCCAGCAGCAACCTGTTCTTCAAGGGCAGCCGTTTCCGTTACAGGTAGAGTACACGACAAGACCGTATGACTGATGACAGGGAGGGGAGGACACTGCAGAAAACCCCCAGATGGAAGCGGAGAGAGGTGTTCCCAGAAGACGTGGCCTCCTGGCCTTGTGTGCTGTTATGTCAGCCTTCTGTTGCCTGGGGGACAGGACTGACACCAGATAGAGGACAGAGGGGAAAATGAAGGGGAATGATCACATGAGGCATTATCACCTTGTATGAGCTGTAAACCTGTAGTATGGCCAAGTTATTGTCCTTTATTAAAGGATCAGTTCGCCCAAATTATATGACAGAATTCTCACTTAActttagtggtatctagcctttctcagattttgagatatctgaTGAGATTTTTTGCCTTTAGAGGTGAAAGAAATTTAGTTTGTAGTGCtcagcattaaaaaaattacatttaaattgtttaacAGAAACGtgtttgcaaaaaaaacaatgccCTGACAATTCACAAACGTTGCTGTGAAGAATTTTCATTGAAACTACTTACTACTTTGCTGAAACTACCTCAGCACTTAAAACAAACTATTTGCATAGCTACATACAACTAGAGTTAtatgagaaaatatattttaattaagatAATCTGCCCCTTTACGAATAAAATAGTCATATTTGACTATTGAAAGGTCAAGATTAATAATGGAAAGTAATGTTGCATTAAAAATATCTGATAATATTCATATATGGAGACTGCATATGAACTGAAATCACAAGCCCAGTCACTTAAATGTTGAGTTTACTGTTGAAGAGCAAACCATGAtcattgttttgatatttttgcctgcaagtctgtgtgtgcatttgtctgACTGGAGGTAATTCAGTTACACAAAGCTGAATTCACCGGGTTAATTCAATCATGATGCTCATGTACTGTACTCATCCACTGCAGTGATGGCTTTCATGGCATTGGGTGACACCAGGGTGcctggttatgtgtgtgtgtgtttgtgtgtgtgtgtatgtatgtgtgtgtatgtgaaactCATCCTGAGCATCGTCTCTGTGCTTTAACAGTGGACGAGTGGCAAAAGAGGTGATGGAGCAGAGTGCCAAAATCAAACGCGAACCTCCAGAAATACACAGGTAGAGTTGTAAACTCAGGAGAGGTCAGAATGTTCTCAATCagatatttctttaattttcctccattttcttaGGCACCAAGCTACTGTAGATGTCTTTATATCAGCAGCACCTACTGGCTACAGTATGAGTTACCTCCACTCGtagctgtctctctgtgcagtgatgtttgtacatttggttctgtgtttgtctctgcagGGCTGGCCTCGTGCCCAGCAGAAGTTGTCCATCCATCACCCACGGTCCTCGCCTCAGCAGTGTACCGCGCACGCGTCGGAGAGCTGTCCACATATCTATCATGGAGGGTAAGAACTGAGCttcaccaccatgcttcaccaGGCCTAAGCAAGCAACAAATCCCCTACGGGCCATGGAAGTGCTGGgggcaaaatgtgttttcacaaggcattatgtgtttttttagagGCCTCACAGTGAGTATGGTATTGTTTACACTTCATCCGCATCCACTGAAACACATAATGTGTTGTGTCAGTACTGTCCAGGAAGCAGTTATGATTCCACTCTTCAGATATAATCAGGGGATAATGCCATTATTGCAACAACAACCAAGCTGGCACAAAATTTTAAATGGATCAGGGAGCCATTAGTCACATTTGTAAGAACTCCTCCCCTTCTGGAGAAAACACACTTGTGCatgcactcacatacacacacacacacacatgctgtactgTAACTAGAGCCATTTGGCCCAATTTATGCTTATAGCACGGGTGGGGCATACTGCAGGTGTGTGCGTCAGTCAGCCTGCTCCACTTCAATGCAGGGTTtcggagctgtgtgtgtgtgaacgatTGTGTATTCTTTGTGCTAACACAGTGGCAGCTAAAGTCACTTATTCAACCCACCTGTAGGCTCTTGGCCCAGAACAGGTGGCCTCTCTTCCTCGGTTACTGAGATTGACACAGCAGGTGTACTGTCCTGCATGGCTCTGGGTAAAACCAGCAGTGAGACCCTTGGACTTTCAAGTACATACTGTAACTCTTTGTACACTGAGATAAACAGAGATCAGAAGCAGGTGTGTTGTGTATATTGAGGGTCTTTTTCTGTGGGTTCAAGAGAGCCATAAGAGCTTCCCACCCCCAGTGTGTGCTGACTGGGTGTCTTACAGCGGTATTAATACCCCAGCTGAAAATAGCCTGGGTCTTCTACTCCATGTATGTCACTGGCCTGGGTGGGGCCAAACCAGGCCAAGCCAATGCTGGCGTTTGTAGCACTGCTGCAGAAAACCACTGTTTTagctcacacactctctccccAAACTGCAACTAAGGCAAAACCCTTTggcctaacacacacacacacacagtgagactGTGGCCTGGACTCTGGGACAGGGACCATAAGGACGGGATAAACACTTGCATGCTGCAGCCATGGTGAAGTGTCTGATCCGGATCACCACCCGGGTGAACGTCCACCTGCGTATGATCAACCACTGCTACCGGGATGTGAAGGTTCGCGTGCTGAGCCTGGGGCCTCGCATGCTGGGCAAGGCCCTGGGCGTCCTGCCCCTCTACCCTGCCTTGACGGGGCAGCAGGAGTCTGCCAGCGGCACCCCTCTTCCTGGCACTCCGCTGCCCTGCGTCCAGCCCAGCAACCCTCCAGGTAAACTCACCACAGAGACCAGCCAGGGGTGTTCTTTACATGGAGGTGCCAATggctttctctcttttaaatctgtctctgccTCATCAATGTTGGTGGGGAGGGAGCAGCACCATTCCTGTGGTTGTCTGGGTCTCCTGGAGGTCTCAGTAATTGGAAaggcatttttgatttttcttcttGGTGCGTTTGTTGAGTGCATTTTGTTGATTTAGATTGGATGACTCTTTATGTAGCAGCTATATTTGGCTACAAccagtatacagtatttcaagTGGTATGGTGTGTTTATATGGTGTATGTGCTTCTTTTAAAGTTATGTTATagtgtttcaaattaaaagctctAAACATGGGAACTACAAATTAAGACAATGCATTTTCTGCTTGCTGCCTCACTGTAAGCAAAATGTAGGACAAGCTGAGGCAGATCAACTCTGAGTGAAGATGGCTGTTGACACTCATCCAGGCTTTATGCCTCCTTCTTTTCACTTGACAGGAGTTTCATGTCAGCAGAGGCTTAGATGCTGGACATAATCTGTCCTACTCGtcctgcagtttttaaaaagtcctTTTCATAATTTGCTTCCTCATCaaaagatgaattttaatcCCTTCTCTTTATAGTGAAGGTGTAATGTTGCTGCTTTGACACTCTGGAGAATATGATATCGTCAGCAAGGGGCTCGATCACAGCTCGTCTCCGCTGACATGTACAAAGTAGTGAGGAtctcaaatactgtactgtaacttCTACTGCAGAATGAACAGTACATTTGTATAGTAACAGTAGAGTATAATTGTCGTGCCTTGAAGCTAATGTATTCTTGAAAAGTTTTAGGTAGATATAAATTTGTCAACCGTTTCTACCGAGGtagctactgtactgtactcccTTTAATATCTACAGTTTCATAAGACCACTGTGGGCAATGTTGCAAGTCCATGAGCAAATAGCAATATTGGATTTCTGTACCTTCATTTGTTTGGTGTTTAATCTGTTAAAATTAGCAGACATCCCTGTCTTGTTATTTATCCAATAAACAGATTTTCCCCAAACATTCTTTTTATCACAATATCAGATTACATGTATTGTGATAGAAGATTTTATCCAGATAGCCCACTCCTAGTTGTaggttaaaatatttttgtgtgccttttcattttcagtttgatttaataAGGAAATAATCTTTGACTCTTTGGTGCTAATGCAATCAGGTTGATTATACGTTTTCTACAGGCATTAAAGGATAGTGTTGTTTTAAGATAAATAATATcttaaaacaacactcacatgcCCGTATGCGCATTGAAACTATTTTTGGTCGCTGCAATTGCTCCTATGGTGGAGGGATCATACCACAAAGAGGGAAATTTGTACTAAAGACACTGTAAGTTTGGAAAATACCAACTTGGCTTGTCTAACTAAGACCGGAAGCCTCATTTTAACGTACAGCTTAACTTTGTACTGCATTTTTGCACTCAACGAGGACTGTGAATTTCGTCCCTCTTCTCTTATATTGGAATTGCATTGGAAAGGGATGTCTTCTGAGCCAGTATGGACATGTGAGTGTAtggtttgtatttgtgtttgaggCAATGAGGCTCTGTTAAGA from the Siniperca chuatsi isolate FFG_IHB_CAS linkage group LG4, ASM2008510v1, whole genome shotgun sequence genome contains:
- the LOC122874364 gene encoding FERM domain-containing protein 5 isoform X3, which encodes MCLRVKFYPPEPAVLKEEITRYLVFLQIKRDLYHGRLLCKTSDAAMLAAHILQAEIGNYDPGKHPEGYSSKFQFFPKHSEKLERRIADIHKTELIGQTPETSERNFLQKAQMLETYGVDPHPCKDVSGNPAFLAFTPFGFVVLQGNKRVHFLKWNEVTKLKFEGKTFHVYANQKEDEKIILTYFAPTPEACKHLWKCGVENQAFYKLEKSSQVRTVSSSNLFFKGSRFRYSGRVAKEVMEQSAKIKREPPEIHRAGLVPSRSCPSITHGPRLSSVPRTRRRAVHISIMEGLESLRDSAHSTPVRSVSHGESFMPRSRSQATDASERTAVISDEAYSPSDSVLPTPVAEHSMELAASRQINGAPCSIEEEKESEAGTPMRGEGGDFGADGRSAQGGAGGDSALSEVEQVNKFVLSVLRLLLVTIGLLFVLLLLLIILTESDLDIAFLRDIRQTPEFEQFHYEYFCPLRRWFACKLRWVGGLLINK
- the LOC122874364 gene encoding FERM domain-containing protein 5 isoform X4 is translated as MLAAHILQAEIGNYDPGKHPEGYSSKFQFFPKHSEKLERRIADIHKTELIGQTPETSERNFLQKAQMLETYGVDPHPCKDVSGNPAFLAFTPFGFVVLQGNKRVHFLKWNEVTKLKFEGKTFHVYANQKEDEKIILTYFAPTPEACKHLWKCGVENQAFYKLEKSSQVRTVSSSNLFFKGSRFRYSGRVAKEVMEQSAKIKREPPEIHRAGLVPSRSCPSITHGPRLSSVPRTRRRAVHISIMEGLESLRDSAHSTPVRSVSHGESFMPRSRSQATDASERTAVISDEAYSPSDSVLPTPVAEHSMELAASRQINGAPCSIEEEKESEAGTPMRGEGGDFGADGRSAQGGAGGDSALSEVEQVNKFVLSVLRLLLVTIGLLFVLLLLLIILTESDLDIAFLRDIRQTPEFEQFHYEYFCPLRRWFACKLRWVGGLLINK